In Tsuneonella amylolytica, one genomic interval encodes:
- a CDS encoding DUF2075 domain-containing protein, translating to MKRSYVSIGSRALSHLSDAELLGQLAAGLPFSLEPTQRAAWEFQIEHLRRLAEDLPPAHFFLEFLIPRMGRRADLIVILGGLVFVIEYKVGARTFDRSSLDQVYGYGLDLKHFHETSHGATIVPILVATHADATEQNELRWDEGSLARPLRVNARGLAPAINFICRVWGGDDLDPHEWAAGRYRPTPTIVEAAQTLYRGHDVEEISRSEAGAENLTQTADYVAQAIEEAKRSGQKIICFITGVPGSGKTLAGLNLATARQRAHSDEHAVFLSGNGPLVEVLREALAIDAVSLARAAGRQTSKVQEDRRAAAFIQNIHHFRDDALTSDAAPVERVAIFDEAQRAWDVAQTSKFMQQKKGQLGFSMSEPEFLLSVMDRHDGWCAIVCLVGGGQEINTGEAGISEWLRALDRSFPHWLAYVPPTLDRQLVLRNEVQAPALHLATSLRSFRAERLSDFVGAVIEGNAEAARELGETLIDFPLMLTRDIEKARAWLRSKARGNERIGLLASSNAARLKPHGIFTKAKIEPAKWFLAPSDDVRSSDALEDAATEFDVQGLELDWTCVCWDANFRRNDDGWESFQFRGTQWQAVNDVDRKTYIANSYRVLLTRARQGMVVFVPEGSKTDGTRRGEFYDLIFDFLRHCGLSEV from the coding sequence ATGAAGCGATCTTATGTGTCGATCGGCTCCCGCGCCCTGTCGCATCTTTCTGACGCGGAACTGCTTGGACAGTTGGCGGCTGGCTTACCTTTTTCCCTGGAACCGACACAGCGGGCGGCTTGGGAGTTTCAAATCGAGCACCTCCGGCGCCTCGCCGAAGACCTTCCGCCAGCACATTTCTTTCTGGAGTTTCTCATCCCAAGGATGGGGAGGCGAGCAGACCTTATTGTCATCCTGGGAGGTCTCGTTTTCGTCATCGAATACAAGGTCGGCGCACGCACCTTTGACCGATCGAGCCTCGACCAAGTTTATGGCTACGGTCTGGACCTCAAACACTTTCACGAAACAAGCCACGGCGCGACCATCGTCCCAATCCTCGTGGCTACTCATGCCGATGCGACCGAGCAAAACGAACTGAGATGGGATGAGGGCAGCCTCGCTCGGCCATTAAGAGTGAACGCCAGAGGCCTAGCGCCAGCGATCAATTTTATCTGCCGTGTTTGGGGCGGGGATGACCTCGATCCCCATGAGTGGGCCGCGGGTCGGTATCGACCCACGCCTACAATCGTCGAGGCTGCTCAAACCCTCTATCGAGGGCACGATGTCGAGGAGATTTCCCGTTCGGAAGCCGGGGCAGAGAATCTCACGCAAACCGCCGATTACGTCGCGCAAGCCATTGAAGAGGCAAAACGCTCGGGTCAGAAAATCATCTGCTTCATCACCGGCGTTCCAGGCTCTGGAAAGACGCTCGCTGGTCTAAACCTCGCCACAGCACGGCAGCGGGCTCACAGCGACGAGCATGCGGTTTTCTTGTCGGGCAATGGGCCTCTGGTCGAAGTGCTACGAGAAGCGCTGGCCATCGATGCCGTCTCCCTAGCGCGAGCGGCTGGTCGTCAGACTTCCAAGGTGCAAGAAGACCGTCGAGCCGCGGCCTTCATCCAGAACATTCATCACTTTCGCGATGACGCTCTAACCTCAGACGCGGCGCCCGTAGAAAGGGTGGCGATCTTCGATGAGGCTCAGCGGGCCTGGGACGTCGCTCAGACTTCGAAATTCATGCAGCAGAAGAAGGGCCAACTTGGCTTTTCGATGTCCGAACCGGAGTTCCTGCTGAGCGTGATGGATCGACATGACGGCTGGTGCGCAATCGTGTGTCTCGTCGGCGGTGGCCAGGAGATCAACACGGGCGAAGCGGGGATCAGTGAATGGCTCAGAGCTCTAGACCGTTCCTTTCCTCACTGGCTCGCGTACGTGCCCCCGACCCTCGATCGCCAGCTCGTCTTAAGGAACGAAGTTCAGGCGCCAGCTCTGCACCTCGCCACCTCTCTCCGGTCCTTCCGTGCCGAGCGACTATCAGATTTCGTGGGAGCAGTGATCGAGGGGAATGCCGAGGCGGCGAGGGAGTTGGGCGAGACCCTCATCGACTTTCCTTTGATGCTCACGCGCGACATCGAAAAGGCTCGCGCCTGGCTGCGAAGCAAAGCCCGCGGCAACGAGCGCATTGGCCTGCTAGCTTCCTCTAACGCCGCTCGGTTGAAGCCGCATGGCATCTTCACGAAGGCCAAGATCGAACCAGCAAAATGGTTTCTTGCACCCTCGGATGACGTACGGTCATCCGATGCCCTGGAAGATGCCGCGACCGAGTTTGACGTGCAGGGCCTGGAGCTCGACTGGACTTGTGTTTGCTGGGACGCAAATTTCCGCCGAAACGACGACGGTTGGGAGAGCTTCCAGTTTAGAGGAACGCAGTGGCAGGCGGTCAACGACGTCGATCGTAAAACTTACATAGCAAACTCTTACCGCGTTTTGCTCACCCGTGCACGGCAGGGTATGGTAGTGTTCGTGCCAGAGGGTTCGAAGACAGACGGGACTAGGCGCGGGGAGTTCTACGACCTTATTTTCGACTTTCTGAGACACTGCGGCTTGTCAGAAGTCTGA
- a CDS encoding PDZ domain-containing protein, giving the protein MKKLVITLAAFAATVPLTPVYADEPYAVTPSGRTEAIFDTGVTETSDKIANGCANVGWTLVNTTSTMVVCEARMSTMQSVLAALAMGNQYSTPPKQFLRFNIAGLGQRSRVQATGWMETQMAFGQVRTEEMTAANYHNNVMNFFGNLGAHFPPGTTFPNHAFIGSGFEPTSRNQGVTLTSIQPGSPAEKAGLQNGDVLVRLAKEKIKSGGDLLDGMRKAAKNQQYEVEIVRGGKPLKMTIAREFRAQVTDADLPDLPPLTDPAPVQAVMSVSPADELAKFAKLRDDGIITAEEFQKKKAAILGQ; this is encoded by the coding sequence ATGAAAAAGCTTGTTATCACTCTAGCGGCGTTCGCTGCCACCGTTCCGCTCACGCCTGTTTATGCCGACGAACCTTATGCTGTCACGCCGTCAGGACGGACCGAGGCCATTTTCGATACAGGTGTGACGGAAACCTCCGACAAGATCGCCAATGGCTGCGCAAACGTCGGCTGGACACTTGTTAACACTACCTCGACGATGGTCGTGTGCGAGGCGCGGATGTCGACGATGCAATCCGTTCTTGCCGCCCTCGCGATGGGTAATCAATACTCGACGCCGCCAAAGCAGTTCCTCCGGTTCAACATTGCTGGATTGGGCCAGCGCAGCCGGGTGCAGGCCACTGGATGGATGGAAACGCAAATGGCATTTGGCCAGGTGCGAACAGAAGAGATGACTGCCGCGAACTACCATAACAACGTCATGAACTTTTTTGGTAACCTGGGGGCCCATTTCCCACCCGGTACCACCTTTCCCAACCACGCCTTCATAGGGTCCGGCTTCGAACCCACGAGCCGCAATCAAGGGGTAACGCTGACGTCGATTCAACCCGGATCGCCTGCTGAGAAAGCCGGCCTTCAGAACGGCGATGTCCTCGTTCGTCTGGCCAAGGAGAAAATCAAAAGCGGGGGCGATCTGCTCGATGGGATGCGTAAAGCTGCCAAAAACCAGCAATATGAGGTCGAGATCGTTAGAGGCGGTAAGCCACTCAAAATGACTATCGCCCGCGAATTCCGGGCGCAGGTCACGGACGCCGACCTTCCCGACCTGCCGCCGTTGACCGATCCGGCCCCGGTCCAAGCGGTGATGTCCGTTTCGCCGGCCGACGAACTCGCCAAGTTCGCTAAACTCCGCGACGATGGAATTATTACAGCCGAAGAGTTTCAAAAGAAAAAGGCCGCAATCCTCGGGCAATAA
- a CDS encoding thermonuclease family protein: MRSIFAVALAAVCFAGPVSAQTVVGQAGVVDGDTLRVGETTIRLFGIDAPEGRQTCSREGREWPCGEAATGKLRSMIEGKTVVCRGRGFDQFGRTVAVCEAGGVELNRALIAYGWATAFQAYSQDYLADETRAKTARLGIWDSTFLLPADYRRTRAELVEQMHGYRAPPARDSTNAAAPAVMGRCAIKGNRNRRGQWIYHLPGMPYYEATRPEEIFCTEAEAQAAGYRRAIVR; the protein is encoded by the coding sequence ATGCGATCAATTTTTGCAGTTGCTTTAGCAGCCGTCTGCTTTGCTGGCCCGGTCAGCGCGCAGACGGTTGTGGGGCAGGCTGGTGTCGTCGACGGCGACACCCTTCGCGTAGGCGAAACGACAATCCGACTTTTTGGGATCGACGCTCCTGAAGGCCGACAGACTTGCAGCCGGGAGGGCAGGGAGTGGCCCTGCGGTGAGGCTGCAACCGGCAAACTACGTTCCATGATAGAGGGCAAAACGGTCGTTTGCCGCGGTCGTGGCTTTGATCAATTTGGGCGAACGGTCGCTGTCTGTGAAGCTGGCGGGGTCGAGCTCAATCGCGCGCTCATTGCCTATGGATGGGCGACCGCCTTTCAAGCCTACAGCCAAGATTATCTCGCGGACGAGACGAGGGCAAAGACTGCTCGGCTGGGTATCTGGGATTCGACGTTTCTCCTGCCCGCAGATTACCGGCGGACTCGAGCTGAATTAGTGGAACAAATGCATGGCTATCGTGCGCCTCCGGCGAGAGATTCGACGAACGCCGCTGCGCCGGCCGTGATGGGGCGATGTGCGATTAAGGGAAATCGCAACCGCCGCGGCCAGTGGATCTACCATCTGCCAGGAATGCCGTATTACGAGGCTACGCGACCTGAGGAGATATTCTGTACAGAGGCCGAAGCGCAAGCAGCCGGATATCGACGAGCAATCGTTCGCTAG